The Deinococcus sp. KNUC1210 nucleotide sequence GCACCACACCGATTCTCGCGGCGTCGAGAAATGGACCTTCGCACTCGGCGACATTGGCCGCTCTCAGCCGGTGATCCTGCCTTCCGGCAATATCCTGGTGGGCAGTTACGACGACACGCTCTATCTGCTCGACCCGGCGGGCAAGCTGGTGTGGAAGACCAAACTCGACGGTGACATCTTCGCCAGCCCCGGTCTGCGCTCCGACGGCAGCATGATCGTGGCGACAGCAGGCGGCACCGTCTACGCCATCAGCGAGCAGGGTCAGATCGTCTGGACCTATAAGGCCAACGCGCCGATCTTCAGCAGTCCGGCTCTCGGCAGCGACGGCGGCATCACCTTCGGGTCGCAGTCGGGCCGCGTCACCTCGCTCGACAGCAGCGGCAAGCAGCGCTGGGCGTTTCAGGCGGGCTCGTCGGTGTTCAGCAGTCCGGCCATCGACAGCAAGGGAAATCTGTACTTCGGCTCAGCAGACCGCAAGGTCTATTCGCTGACTCCTGCCGGAGCGCTGCGCTGGAGTGCCGAAACCCGGCTGTTCGTGAATGCCAGCCCCATCGTGACCGCCACAGGGCTGGTCGTGGTCGCCAGCTACGACGGCAATCTCTACGCCTTCAACCTCGACGGCAGCACCGCCTGGACTTTCAAACTCGGTTCGGCGGCGGCGGCTCCGGCCATCGAGCTGAGCGACGGCACGTTGCTGCTGGGCGATCTGGGCGGCACGCTGCATGCCCTGAACAGCAGCGGCACCGAAGTCTGGAAGCTGCAACCCAACCTGAAGATCGATACCGGCGTGGAAGTGTCGGACGTGGGCACGCTGTACTTCGCCACCCAGGGCGGCAAGCTGAGCGCCATCCTGGGTCAGCGCCCGCAGGCAGTCGGCCCCTGGAGCAGCTACCGCGTCACGCCGTCGAGCTGGGGCCGCACGCTCACCCCCGCAGAAGTGGCCGTTCGTACACAGGCCACCCAGGTCGCTGCCACCCGCCCGCTGATCCCGGTGGCCGTCACGCCGACCACCACCCCAGCAACCACCGGCACCAAACCCGCCCAGCCCACCGCTGCCCAGCCGCCTGCCACTCAGCCGCCTGCCACCAAGCCCCCCGTGACGCCGCCGCCCGCCCCCACGCCCGAGCAACTCGCAGCCGAAGCGGCGGCCCGCGCTGCTGCCGCTGCCCAGCAGGCCACCCAGGCTGCCAGGGTGCAGGACGGGCAGATCTTTATTCCGCTCGCCTCGCTGACAACCGCTCTTCAGGCCACCGTGTTGGTTCGCGGTCCGCTGACCGCCACGCTCGCGCCCAACGGCTTCCCCGCCATCACCCTCACCGTCCGTATGCTGGACGGTCAGCCGTATGTCCCGCTGGCCTCCCTGACGCTGCTGAATGGCACCAAGAGCCGTTACAGCGCCAGCGGCGGCTATCAGCTGTATACCAAAGATCGCACGGTGCTGCGCCTGCCGCTCGATTTCGGCATTCTCCTCAAGTTTCAGCCCACGACAGAGTATTCGCTGAACTGAGCCGCCCTTCTCCAGAAAGCCCTGCCGTCATGGTGGGGCTTTTTTGGCTCTGGCCCTGCTTCGCTCATTTTTCGTCGCGGCCAGTTCCGCCCATCAGGAGCAGGGGAGAGGGCCGGGGACGGGTGCCTATACCGGCCTTCCCGCCATCATGAAGCTGGCGGTCATGCCGCCGTCGATGGGCAGGATTGCCCCGGTGATGAAGCTGGCCTCCGCCGATCCCAGAAAGTAGATCGCCTGTGCCACTTCCCTCGGCTCTCCGATGCGGCGCAGGGCGTGCAGATCCTGGTAGTCGCGC carries:
- a CDS encoding PQQ-binding-like beta-propeller repeat protein, which codes for MLATHGIVPGCLCRSHYARRQYARRAGRPQIAWTKDLKIIGSVSIAPSGDLYFIGADAKLHHTDSRGVEKWTFALGDIGRSQPVILPSGNILVGSYDDTLYLLDPAGKLVWKTKLDGDIFASPGLRSDGSMIVATAGGTVYAISEQGQIVWTYKANAPIFSSPALGSDGGITFGSQSGRVTSLDSSGKQRWAFQAGSSVFSSPAIDSKGNLYFGSADRKVYSLTPAGALRWSAETRLFVNASPIVTATGLVVVASYDGNLYAFNLDGSTAWTFKLGSAAAAPAIELSDGTLLLGDLGGTLHALNSSGTEVWKLQPNLKIDTGVEVSDVGTLYFATQGGKLSAILGQRPQAVGPWSSYRVTPSSWGRTLTPAEVAVRTQATQVAATRPLIPVAVTPTTTPATTGTKPAQPTAAQPPATQPPATKPPVTPPPAPTPEQLAAEAAARAAAAAQQATQAARVQDGQIFIPLASLTTALQATVLVRGPLTATLAPNGFPAITLTVRMLDGQPYVPLASLTLLNGTKSRYSASGGYQLYTKDRTVLRLPLDFGILLKFQPTTEYSLN